One Microbacterium sp. No. 7 genomic window carries:
- a CDS encoding TadE family type IV pilus minor pilin, whose amino-acid sequence MRLIRDERGTAAAEFAVVVPAAVLVVALAAGTLQAVSRQVRLEQGAAQAARLAGRGEDPGRIGASLGVTGASVVVRGDGDLVCAEATAPAGVPLPLPPLTASSCALAGGR is encoded by the coding sequence ATGAGGCTCATCCGCGACGAGCGGGGCACGGCGGCGGCGGAGTTCGCCGTCGTCGTGCCCGCGGCGGTGCTCGTCGTGGCGCTCGCCGCCGGCACGCTGCAGGCGGTGAGCCGCCAGGTGCGACTGGAGCAGGGCGCCGCGCAGGCCGCGCGGCTCGCGGGCCGCGGCGAGGACCCCGGCCGCATCGGGGCGAGCCTCGGCGTGACCGGCGCGTCGGTCGTCGTGCGCGGCGACGGCGACCTCGTCTGCGCGGAGGCGACGGCGCCCGCGGGCGTCCCGCTGCCGCTGCCGCCGCTCACGGCGTCGTCCTGCGCTCTGGCGGGAGGCCGCTGA
- a CDS encoding phytoene desaturase family protein: MTRAVVVGSGPNGLAAATVLARAGLEVTVFEAADELGGGARSVEGPLEGLIQDHCAAVHPMAAASDYIASWRLEERGVRWARAPLDAAHPLDDGTAGLLAQDLDVTARGLGADGRLWRAMFGAPSRRFDDLAEMIFRPTLRWPAHPVLFARFGAVAGPPPALVASALRTEQGRALYAGVAAHAITDLRLPLVGGIGAGILSAGHAVGWPVVEGGTGVLTNAIVAGLRELGVRFETGVHIGAERQLPRHDVAMYDLHPRAVAQILGDRLPRRTRAAYRRFRSGPAAFKVDLAVEGGIPWTHPAVGTAGTVHLGGSAREIVATERDTARGIMPERPFVLVGQQFVADPSRAAGDVKPVYAYAHVPTGFQGDATDAIVAQIERFAPGFRDRIVALRVQSATEMSRANPNFRGGDILTGAKLPLPFLLGPRITPFPYDTGAPGAYLCSAATPPGPGIHGCSGANAAERALHRLEHGPRR, encoded by the coding sequence ATGACCCGCGCCGTCGTCGTCGGCAGCGGACCCAACGGCCTCGCGGCGGCGACCGTGCTGGCCCGCGCGGGGCTGGAGGTCACCGTGTTCGAGGCCGCCGACGAGCTCGGCGGCGGCGCACGATCCGTCGAGGGCCCGCTCGAAGGGCTGATCCAGGACCACTGCGCCGCGGTGCACCCCATGGCGGCGGCATCAGACTATATCGCGTCGTGGCGGCTCGAGGAGCGGGGCGTGCGCTGGGCGCGGGCTCCCCTCGACGCCGCGCATCCCCTCGACGACGGCACCGCGGGGCTCCTGGCGCAGGACCTCGACGTCACGGCGCGGGGCCTCGGCGCCGACGGCCGGCTCTGGAGGGCGATGTTCGGCGCGCCGTCCCGCCGCTTCGACGACCTCGCCGAGATGATCTTCCGGCCGACGCTGCGCTGGCCGGCCCACCCCGTGCTGTTCGCCCGGTTCGGCGCGGTCGCGGGGCCGCCGCCCGCGCTCGTGGCCAGCGCGCTGCGCACGGAGCAGGGCCGCGCCCTGTATGCCGGCGTGGCGGCGCACGCGATCACCGACCTCCGCCTGCCGCTCGTCGGCGGCATCGGCGCGGGCATCCTCTCGGCCGGCCACGCGGTGGGATGGCCCGTCGTCGAAGGCGGCACGGGGGTGCTGACGAACGCGATCGTCGCGGGTCTGCGCGAGCTGGGCGTGCGGTTCGAGACGGGCGTGCACATCGGGGCGGAGCGGCAGCTCCCCCGCCACGACGTCGCGATGTACGACCTGCACCCGCGGGCCGTCGCACAGATCCTCGGCGACCGTCTGCCGCGGCGGACGCGCGCCGCCTACCGCCGCTTCCGCTCGGGCCCCGCGGCGTTCAAGGTCGACCTCGCCGTGGAGGGCGGCATCCCCTGGACCCATCCCGCCGTCGGCACGGCCGGCACGGTGCACCTGGGCGGCTCGGCGCGCGAGATCGTGGCGACCGAGCGCGACACCGCCCGCGGCATCATGCCCGAGCGGCCGTTCGTGCTCGTCGGGCAGCAGTTCGTCGCCGACCCCTCGCGAGCGGCCGGCGACGTCAAGCCCGTCTACGCCTACGCGCACGTCCCCACCGGGTTCCAGGGCGACGCGACCGATGCGATCGTCGCGCAGATCGAGCGGTTCGCGCCCGGCTTCCGCGACCGCATCGTGGCGCTGCGCGTGCAGTCGGCCACGGAGATGTCGCGCGCCAACCCCAACTTCCGGGGCGGCGACATCCTCACGGGCGCGAAGCTGCCGCTGCCGTTCCTGCTCGGGCCGCGCATCACGCCGTTCCCGTACGACACGGGCGCGCCCGGCGCGTACCTGTGCTCCGCGGCCACGCCGCCCGGGCCCGGCATCCACGGCTGCTCGGGGGCGAACGCCGCCGAGCGCGCGCTGCACCGGCTCGAGCACGGCCCGCGGCGCTGA
- the topA gene encoding type I DNA topoisomerase, producing MADRKALGGKKLVIVESPTKMRSIQGYLGDGYQVLSSVGHIRDLADKKDIPADLKKTSVGKYSIDIENGFTPLYVESERGKKTVAELKRALKDADELLLATDEDREGEAIAWHLLQALKPKVPVKRMVFHEITKEAIQAAVEHTRDLDVALVDAQETRRILDRLYGWDVSDVTRRKVGQGTSAGRVQSAATRLVVDRERERMAFVSASYWDIVANATPRDGAPQPFSTRLARLDGAPLARGTDFDDTGALKKAVVVLSEDDARALGAAIEAAGIATVASIEAKPGTRSPKPPFTTSTMQQEAGRKLSMSAKHAMGVAQRLYEKGYITYMRTDSIALSAQAVAAARAQAVALYGDRAVPASPRTYKSKSKNAQEAHEAIRPSGEEFRRPADVASGLDRDEQRLYELIWKRTIASQMSDAAYETTTVVLEIDADGRTASFTASGTVYTFKGFLEAYEEGRDERRGDADSSDDQSLPQLAVGQQVGLTEIEPKGHATTPKPRYTEASLVKALEEKGIGRPSTFASIIDVILERGYVTKRGQALVPSWLAFSVVRLLEQHFTDLVDYDFTAALEDDLDAIARGEQQRVAWLNEFYFGSDRHVGLRNIVDNLGEIDARAINSTPIGDVATLRFGRYGPYLDVPGEEEGSSRIVNVPPDLAPDELTPEKARELIEAPVAGDRVLGVHPETGRTIVVKDGRFGPYVQELVPEPEEPAEPPKRGAKKAVAPKPRTASLFTSMSVDTIDLDQAVRLLSLPRVVGVDPETDTEITAQNGRYGPYLKKGTDSRTLQSEQQLLDITLEEALAIYAQPKYGARAASSALKEFDADPVSGKPIKVKDGRFGPYVTDGTTNVTIPRGQTPDDITFEIAVQMLADKRAKGPAPKRTTTRRTTTRKTPAKK from the coding sequence GTGGCAGACCGCAAAGCGCTCGGGGGCAAGAAGCTCGTCATCGTCGAGTCGCCGACCAAGATGAGGTCGATCCAGGGATACCTGGGCGACGGATATCAGGTGCTCAGCTCGGTCGGACACATTCGCGACCTCGCGGACAAGAAGGACATCCCCGCCGATCTCAAGAAGACGTCGGTGGGCAAGTACTCGATCGACATCGAGAACGGCTTCACTCCGCTCTACGTCGAGAGCGAGCGCGGCAAGAAGACCGTCGCCGAGCTCAAGCGCGCGCTGAAGGACGCCGACGAGCTCCTGCTCGCCACCGATGAGGACCGCGAGGGCGAGGCCATCGCGTGGCACCTGCTGCAGGCGCTGAAGCCGAAGGTCCCCGTCAAGCGCATGGTGTTCCACGAGATCACCAAGGAGGCCATCCAGGCCGCCGTCGAGCACACCCGCGACCTCGACGTCGCGCTCGTCGACGCGCAGGAGACCCGCCGCATCCTCGACCGCCTCTACGGCTGGGACGTCTCCGACGTGACCCGTCGCAAGGTCGGCCAGGGCACGTCGGCCGGCCGCGTGCAGTCGGCCGCGACGCGCCTCGTCGTCGACCGCGAGCGCGAGCGGATGGCGTTCGTCTCCGCCTCGTACTGGGACATCGTCGCGAACGCGACGCCGCGCGACGGCGCCCCGCAGCCGTTCTCGACGCGCCTCGCGCGCCTCGACGGCGCGCCGCTGGCCCGCGGCACCGACTTCGACGACACCGGCGCCCTCAAGAAGGCCGTCGTCGTGCTCAGCGAGGACGACGCCCGCGCGCTCGGCGCCGCGATCGAGGCGGCGGGCATCGCGACGGTCGCCTCGATCGAGGCGAAGCCGGGCACCCGCAGCCCCAAGCCGCCCTTCACGACCTCCACGATGCAGCAGGAGGCCGGGCGCAAGCTCTCGATGAGCGCGAAGCACGCGATGGGCGTGGCGCAGCGTCTCTATGAGAAGGGGTACATCACCTATATGCGCACCGACTCGATCGCGCTGTCGGCGCAGGCGGTCGCGGCGGCGCGCGCGCAGGCGGTCGCGCTCTACGGCGACCGTGCTGTGCCGGCAAGCCCCCGCACGTACAAGAGCAAGAGCAAGAACGCGCAGGAGGCGCACGAGGCGATCCGCCCCTCGGGCGAGGAGTTCCGCCGGCCCGCCGACGTGGCATCCGGCCTCGATCGCGACGAGCAGCGGCTGTACGAGCTCATCTGGAAGCGCACGATCGCCTCGCAGATGTCCGACGCCGCCTACGAGACCACGACGGTCGTGCTGGAGATCGACGCCGACGGACGCACCGCGTCGTTCACCGCCTCGGGCACCGTCTACACCTTCAAGGGCTTCCTGGAGGCCTACGAGGAGGGGCGCGACGAGCGTCGCGGCGACGCCGACTCGAGCGACGACCAGTCGCTGCCGCAGCTCGCGGTCGGTCAGCAGGTCGGCCTCACCGAGATCGAGCCCAAGGGGCACGCGACCACGCCGAAGCCCCGCTACACCGAGGCGAGCCTCGTCAAGGCGCTGGAGGAGAAGGGCATCGGGCGTCCCTCGACGTTCGCGAGCATCATCGACGTCATCCTCGAGCGCGGGTACGTGACCAAGCGCGGGCAGGCGCTCGTGCCGAGCTGGCTCGCCTTCTCGGTCGTCCGCCTGCTCGAGCAGCACTTCACCGATCTCGTCGACTACGACTTCACCGCCGCGCTCGAAGACGACCTCGACGCGATCGCCCGCGGCGAGCAGCAGCGCGTCGCGTGGCTCAACGAGTTCTACTTCGGCTCCGACCGGCACGTCGGCCTGCGCAACATCGTCGACAACCTCGGCGAGATCGACGCGCGGGCGATCAACTCGACGCCCATCGGCGACGTCGCGACGCTGCGCTTCGGGCGCTACGGACCCTACCTCGACGTGCCCGGCGAGGAGGAGGGCAGCTCGCGCATCGTCAACGTGCCCCCCGACCTCGCCCCCGACGAGCTCACCCCCGAGAAGGCGCGCGAGCTCATCGAGGCCCCGGTCGCGGGCGACCGCGTGCTGGGCGTGCACCCCGAGACGGGCAGGACGATCGTCGTCAAGGACGGCCGCTTCGGCCCCTACGTGCAGGAGCTCGTGCCCGAGCCCGAGGAGCCCGCGGAGCCGCCCAAGCGCGGCGCGAAGAAGGCCGTCGCGCCCAAGCCGCGCACGGCGTCGCTGTTCACGTCGATGTCGGTCGACACGATCGACCTCGATCAGGCGGTGCGGCTGCTGTCGCTGCCGCGCGTGGTCGGCGTCGACCCCGAGACGGACACCGAGATCACCGCGCAGAACGGACGCTACGGGCCGTACCTGAAGAAGGGCACCGACTCGCGCACGCTGCAGAGCGAGCAGCAGCTGCTCGACATCACCCTCGAGGAGGCGCTCGCGATCTACGCGCAGCCCAAGTACGGGGCGCGGGCGGCGTCGAGCGCGCTCAAGGAGTTCGACGCCGATCCGGTCAGCGGCAAGCCGATCAAGGTGAAGGACGGC